The Streptococcus mitis genome has a segment encoding these proteins:
- a CDS encoding uracil-xanthine permease family protein yields MKQESTVDLLLDVDQRPSAGKGILLSFQHVFAMFGATILVPLILGMPVSVALFASGVGTLIYMISTGFKVPVYLGSSFAFITAMSLAMKEMGGDVSAAQTGVILTGLVYVLVAASVRFAGTKWIDELLPPIIIGPMIIVIGLGLAGSAVTNAGLVADGNWKNALVAVVTFLIAAFINTKGKGFLRIIPFLFAIIGGYLFALTLGLVDFTPVLKANWFEIPGFYLPFSTGGAFKEYNLYFGPETIAILPIAIVTISEHIGDHTVLGQICGRQFLKEPGLHRTLLGDGIATSVSAFLGGPANTTYGENTGVIGMTRIASVSVIRNAAFIAIALSFLGKFTALISTIPNAVLGGMSILLYGVIASNGLKVLIKERVDFSQMRNLIIASAMLVLGLGGAILKLGPVTLSGTALSAMTGIILNLILPYENKD; encoded by the coding sequence ATGAAACAAGAATCAACTGTTGATTTGTTACTAGACGTTGACCAACGTCCTTCGGCTGGAAAAGGTATCTTACTCAGCTTCCAACACGTTTTCGCCATGTTTGGTGCGACAATCCTGGTTCCACTTATTTTGGGAATGCCTGTATCTGTTGCCCTTTTTGCTTCAGGTGTTGGTACACTGATTTACATGATTTCAACTGGCTTTAAAGTTCCAGTTTATCTAGGTTCTTCATTTGCATTTATCACAGCAATGTCACTTGCTATGAAAGAAATGGGTGGTGATGTATCTGCTGCTCAAACAGGGGTTATCTTGACTGGTTTAGTCTATGTCCTTGTGGCTGCAAGTGTTCGTTTTGCAGGTACAAAATGGATTGATGAACTCTTGCCACCAATCATTATCGGTCCTATGATCATTGTTATCGGTCTTGGGCTTGCAGGTTCAGCTGTTACCAATGCTGGTCTTGTAGCTGATGGAAATTGGAAAAATGCTCTTGTAGCAGTTGTTACTTTCTTGATTGCTGCCTTTATCAATACAAAAGGAAAAGGCTTCCTACGAATCATTCCATTCCTCTTTGCCATTATCGGTGGTTACCTCTTCGCACTAACTCTTGGTTTGGTTGACTTTACACCAGTTCTTAAAGCTAACTGGTTTGAAATCCCTGGTTTCTACTTGCCATTTAGCACAGGTGGTGCCTTTAAAGAATACAATCTTTACTTTGGTCCAGAAACCATCGCTATCTTGCCAATCGCTATCGTAACAATTTCTGAACATATCGGAGACCATACTGTTTTGGGTCAAATCTGTGGACGTCAGTTCTTGAAAGAACCAGGTCTTCACCGTACTCTTCTTGGTGACGGTATCGCAACTTCAGTTTCTGCCTTCCTTGGTGGACCAGCCAATACAACTTACGGAGAAAATACAGGGGTTATCGGTATGACTCGTATCGCTTCTGTCTCAGTTATCCGTAACGCTGCCTTCATCGCGATTGCCCTTAGCTTCCTTGGTAAATTCACTGCCTTGATTTCAACCATTCCAAATGCTGTACTTGGTGGTATGTCAATCCTTCTCTATGGAGTTATCGCCAGCAACGGTTTGAAAGTCTTGATCAAAGAACGTGTGGATTTCAGTCAAATGCGTAACCTAATCATCGCAAGTGCTATGTTGGTCCTTGGACTTGGAGGAGCTATCCTTAAACTCGGTCCAGTTACACTTTCAGGTACTGCCCTATCAGCCATGACAGGAATCATCTTGAACTTGATCTTGCCATACGAAAATAAAGACTAA